Genomic DNA from uncultured Ilyobacter sp.:
TAAGAAATTTATTATCTACCTTCTCCAGTTGGAAGTAGTACTCTCAACTTTCTAGCCGATCCTTCTCCAGCTACGAAGTCTTTTTTAAGTTTGTTTTTCTTGTTTCTCTTTTTCTTAGTTAAGATATGGCTTGTACCAGAATGTTTAACAACAAACTTCCCTTTAGCAGTTATCTTTACTCTT
This window encodes:
- the rpmI gene encoding 50S ribosomal protein L35, translating into MPKMKSHKGTKKRVKITAKGKFVVKHSGTSHILTKKKRNKKNKLKKDFVAGEGSARKLRVLLPTGEGR